From one Lotus japonicus ecotype B-129 chromosome 3, LjGifu_v1.2 genomic stretch:
- the LOC130744305 gene encoding uncharacterized protein LOC130744305, whose amino-acid sequence MEVYLPEKGFSCQEVLDLIAVAGLMKTVSGFGRCFDKLVKKFVVNITLDCNMAGSAEYRKMYARGKPVNFSPISINSFMGVDVGDISLNVITKEITAGHVKSWPKKGIMSTGALSVKYALLNRIGAANWFLTNHSSHISTGLAQLIYLIGTKTPFYFGAFVFEQTMKHADTLPMKLPIDFPSLISEIILSQHPEIVASDEHPLQKAIPLTFDPGLYVGPHVQDIIVETDQVGAENFSVSISFADPGDVLSELMEVSKTLQDTIVSCTQRKKKVDLLIKRLTMGKAPAAEDRNQAGVVQDVGASSSDSS is encoded by the coding sequence ATGGAAGTATATCTACCAGAGAAGGGTTTCTCTTGTCAAGAAGTGCTGGACTTAATTGCTGTTGCTGGTCTCATGAAGACTGTATCTGGATTTGGTCGTTGTTTTGACAAGCTCGTGAAGAAGTTTGTGGTGAATATCACCCTTGACTGCAATATGGCTGGAAGTGCAGAGTACAGGAAGATGTATGCTAGAGGTAAACCTGTTAATTTTTCTCCTATTTCGATTAATTCTTTTATGGGTGTTGATGTTGGAGACATTTCATTGAATGTGATCACCAAGGAGATCACTGCCGGGCATGTAAAATCTTGGCCCAAGAAGGGTATAATGTCTACTGGCGCCTTGAGTGTCAAGTATGCTTTGCTGAACCGCATAGGAGCTGCAAATTGGTTTCTAACCAATCATTCTTCCCACATTTCTACTGGTCTTGCCCAGTTGATTTACTTGATTGGCACTAAGACTCCATTTTATTTTGGAGCATTTGTTTTTGAGCAAACAATGAAGCATGCAGATACTTTGCCTATGAAGTTGCCCATTGATTTTCCTTCTCTGATCTCTGAGATCATCCTCAGCCAGCACCCAGAGATTGTGGCCTCAGATGAGCATCCTTTGCAGAAAGCCATTCCTCTTACTTTTGATCCTGGGCTGTATGTTGGACCACATGTCCAGGACATTATTGTTGAAACTGATCAAGTTGGAGCTGAGAATTTCAGTGTGTCAATATCCTTTGCTGATCCTGGTGATGTTCTTTCTGAACTTATGGAAGTGTCCAAGACTCTTCAGGACACTATTGTGAGTTGTactcagaggaagaagaaggttgaTCTGCTGATCAAGAGGTTGACTATGGGTAAGGCTCCTGCGGCTGAAGATAGAAATCAGGCCGGTGTTGTTCAGGATGTTGGGGCATCTAGTTCTGATTCTAGTTAG